cgtttattttaaaatattcaaactgTTTATTTTactcattatatatatttattgtgaaAAACGAGAACTATCAATAAcaactattgaatttaattaacatataaGATTAAATTACTCACTAAAGATATTATGTGATTATATATTCACTCAATAATTATTAGATACTATATGCTATAATagttatagttttatttttttttttcattttcataataACTCGAATTAAAAACTCATTAACGTTgtatccaaaaaaaataaaactctttACCATATTTGTGAGATAGGGGTATttaaggattttatttttatttttttactcaaggatttctatttattttttttataaatagaacaTTTTTTATAGAAGACTAGTTTCTCAAATTAATccactattttataatttattcgaTTATATTGTTATTGATTGTTTAATTCGAATTTTAATggaattgataaaattaatttgacaaaattcaacttctaaattaaataaattatagattTTTCGACACTTGGTCGTTAACTATAATACATCAattattgtgatgcttaattcaATTAAAGAAACAGATTCACATAAGATTAattacacttgtttgatcaattctataatcaaataagaatagaatcacaatttaaaaattaaatccaTTAATAGAATATGTGAAAGGTCTGAAACTctcaaatcaattaattaatgattgtAATTCGTTTTCTTAATTTGTCTGAACCTAAATTTgaaatcctcatttttaatttcattattctAAATTCGGTTAATATCATCAAAAGTCCTTACGAAACGATTGAATTATTGTCCCATACTacgttttattaattatatttgactCATGTGCGACgacaaatcaatataatatattatatgtatatggACTAAAAACTTATCCAATCatgtataatattttgaaatattgaaaTCCTAGTGGAAAAATTGCTCCAAATGTCTCTAGCCATAGATCCATCCCTGATAACATCACAGCCTCAAGGGCAACTTGCGAAACTCAATAAGCAATTTGATTATCCCtaaagtttaaaaagaaaattaaattacaatataaaaaaCAGCCTCTgggtttaaaattttcaataaaaagaaaagtaaatcCTTGTAATAGCATTCAAGTGCCTAAATCTACTCTCCTGAGATGAATGTGATATAATACCACTTACAGCAACCGAAACTGCTTTCAAATCGAGCAATATTGAAGAATGTCGATGCGGTCACATGTCTACCGGTCCCCaaatattttgatcatcataAGATTGAGGGTCTTTTATCATTGGTTTAAATCTTGGTCTTGCTGGTTGGTCTTTTGCCACAGGAAATCCCCAGAATGAATCAGAGTTCTCAAAGAATATGTAAAACAACACCGCTGACACTAAAAATAGTCCTAAAAGCACCAAGTATATCTGCCACTCTGCATGTGTCATAAGAAACTTAAAAGGTCAAATTAAATAGACATTATATTTATGGTCTTAGAAAGAACGTGTTCGAGTGTGTGTTTGTGTGCATGCATGCGAACGATCTTGTGTGtctgagagagagagagataacCTTTCCAATCTTTAGGTACATTCAGTTTAGTGACCAATGCTCCCCATTCTACTGAGGTTGTAAGTACAACCCTGCATAAAATAACAAAGGGTTAGGTGAATAGCCTTGACTAAGAGAACTTACGACACGTTTGTGAGTCATTTTCAGCTTATTTGTATAAAAACTCTCTAAGAtaacttatgaaaacaacttataacttatatgaaaatagtttgactttttttttttaatcttttcttatagaaataacttttaCATAAACACTTATGTAAGTATTTGATTAAGTTGTTTACCCAAAGGATTAGGCTAATAGAACAAACTTTTTGGCATATGATATTACTATACCACTCACCATCCATCATATTTCAATGTCAAGGTCTACATAAATTCATAATCCGATGCATGTTCCAATATTCAAATGAACAGCTTAACCCAAAAATTTGTTTCACCATGATTGATATTTATCCAAAAGGTGCTAAATTAAACCAATAAAGCGCAGAAATTTACCTTTCACTAGGACAGAACTCCAGCGTTGCAATAGTCGTACCGAGGTGTAATCTCTTGCTATAATGGTGTATCTGCATCTTTTTTACTTCAACTACGCATATGTCTCCATCTTTACTACCCCTAAAATTGCAGAAATTTGACGGGATAAAGAGAAGCCTTAGTTCTGAGACATGACAAACAAAGCATGGGACAAAACCACATAGCATTTCAAAAAAGCACTTCTCAAATATGTGACCTATTATGATACGACCAAAAGTCAGATGGTAAATATAGGTTCTTACAGAGAAAGGTATTTCCCATCGTGGCTAATGGACATTACCGAAGCAGACTTTCTAAGCAGCCTCTTATGTCCAATTTTGTTCCATGAGCTCATGTCATAAACTGCAGTGAGAGACTTATCTCCTGCTCGAAATTAGAGGTATCGATGATTAAGGCCATGtttgatcaaaaagatatttgacaGATATACAGCTACAAATTAATACTATAGGATATTAGAATATACTCAAAACAAGACACTCATATACCTTTTTGAATGGTGCAGAATAAAAATGGTTTGGTTCCGTCCTTGGAAAATCGacataattcaattttttcatccTAAAAAGACAAAAGGGAAATTTTGGATCAAAGGGTACAAATAACTGCACAGATCTTTCCAAAGGATCTTAAATCAATCACACTATACCGAGTGGCGAGACAAAGTAGTCAAAGGAACACCATCCTCAATTTTCCAGATTCTTGCTGAACCATCAGTAGAAGTTGAAGCTAGAAATTCCGAGTCTAGACTGAAGTATGACAAAATGAAGGACAATACAGTAACTATCAATGTCATCAAAGTTTCACGATTAAGATATTTATAATGTGAGCATACTTTTATTGTCTAAAGCATTGTATTTACGCAGTCAAATTATTGCAGGCATGACAAGGCAAAGCAAAATCATCCATAACTGGCTGTAAGAACTCGAAACAGGATAATTCTAGTTGCCATTTTTATCAAGTACTTATTAGAATTATACGCGATGCTTAGATTAACAGATCTTTTACAAGGATCCAGATAGAGTTGCTTAGCAATTTTCTACCTAAAATCCATATCTCTGACAGATTTGTGCGCTCTTGGTTCATCCAAAATTGCACGCATGCTAGGCCACTCCATAATTCTGAGATGTCCATCCTACACATGTAAAGGACTGAAGTAAAACATACGGGATTGAATTCTAAAGACGAAAAAACAGTGTACACAAAATTGTAAAAGCAATTGGTTGGAATCTAGAGTGATGCTTACCAACCCACCAGCGGCAAATTTAGATCCATCAACACTAAAAGTAATACATGTCTGGGAACCAATACCCTGTAGAGGGGCCAATTCCTTGGCCAACAGCTTCATGTTTGCTTCATGACCATACAACTCAAACAATCTGTAAACCATGAAGAAATACTTCAGTTTATATATGTTCGTTCAGTCCCCAACGGAGAAACAATGATAACTCGAGGCAAAATATCTGCGAGCTACACTTAAGAAACAAGTATAACTATTATGTCATACAGTCTCCTAGCTCCAAGAAACTGTGTGAAACAACTTTGGTACAACTGAGCCTATGGTTTTATATTGTCCTTCGAAAAGTTAAAGGAAGAAAAAACGCTTGTCTTCTGATCCTTGCATTATTTAAAGCAACAGCATGTAGTCTGCAGGTGGGAATACATCAAGTGTCTATGGCCTAGTCTTgtcagacttttaaaaaggtcagaggTCTTCTTAAAAAGGAGCCTATAACAGGTAATAAGTCAAACTAAAATCTAACTTTTCAAAGTAAATCGGACTCGGGTCTTGCAAAGCCTAGCCTATTTTCATCCCTAGTAAATGCTATTTTGATAAATGCAACATTGAAGCAAATTATAAACGTAGTTTTCAATAGATGTATTCAGATAAGAGAGCCAAATTTCAATCCCATGGCTATTAGAAAAAGCAGCTTACTTGCAGCTACCATTGCTCAAAGAGCACATAAAATCATCCCCACTAGGGTGCACAGCAATAGCAACAGGATCACCTTCCTCTGCTTCTAATACAAAATTGGCCTGAAagattaaacaaataaaaatcttATTAGAACAAAAACAAACTGTACTTCAACTCATCAATCCAGAAACTTAACATTAAAAATACTCTTCAATAACAAAATTAGTGCATAATAACTACTTCCCTCAACAATCTAGTTcacgaagaaaaaaattaacaatttctCAGCTAAAACCAAAAGGGTATGCACAAAATAAGTCCTGTTGTCATACACCTCAGTCTACATAGACTATACACACATACATACACAAATTCCACTCATATAGAAAACAACAATttctaaactaaaaataaaaagggtaTGCACAAAACATATTCATGTTTCAAATGGATCATTCTACACACACAAATACATGCATACATTTTAATCTATGAAACTCTGATACAGACAAGAACACtcataataatttgaaaaaataaaagtgattaagTATAATGAAATGTGTGGGACTGGCATGATACGCCTTTAATACGTTTGGTTCAACTTTTAAAAGGGAAAAGGAGGGAGCTAAAATCACTCCTATAGCTCATCTTACTCTCTCTCCATTTTGGGAGATTTGGAGGGGAAGGAgccaaaataacataaaaaccATTTAAAATCACCCCCCCTACCAAACACATAACTCTTAAAAGTACTCTTCGTTGAACTCTTATATTTGAGTTAACACATACAATGATACACATACATATAGATTGAGAATTTGAGAGGAATACCAAAGGGGTTGAAGACAAAGAAATGGTTTTGGGGTCGAATGAGAAAATCTGAAGCAGAGAAGGACAAGAATTTCCACGCTTAGACCTTCCTAGAAcaactagattaacattttcgGGTCTCCGAATCCACGAACCGCATGTAATCGGACCCTGCGGTGACCGTGCATCATTCTCCATCCAAGTCTTCTGAAATCGGAAATATGGATCCAAAGTTCAATTCTTTTTCCAATTGGGGTACTGAAAATGAAGCAATTTTCTGAGATCGTTGAATTGGATATTTTGTGCAAGGGTTATATAGAAATATCCGAAGAGGAAAGAGAGGGATTctgaaagagaaaaagaaaagggtcAACGAGCGCAAGTAGGACACAAAGTGGCTTTgccttgtttttgtttattgatTAATTGATCGATGAAACAAACAAGGTATAACCTTATTCAATGGCACATATATGAAGTTGACATGTCTAACCTTTTTTATGTGATGATTTTGAGGTTGTTGGTTGTGGTTACGGTTTTggtgtttttattttgaagattatataaaaaaataaaaaataaagacgAGGCAAGAGTTGATTTACCTGATTTAGAGAAAAATAAGGTGATTTGTTTAGTTAGTTAATTGGGTTGAGAATTTGAAGTGATTTATTTAATGGAAAAGGTAGGTGGGTCCTGCAGCACAATGAAGAAACATTGTCAACTGTGTGGAATATTCGTTAAAAGATTACGCGGCATTTTTATACAGAGATTCTTGTGCTGTGCCGCATCGTGCCAATTTCACTACTCAACAACACTAGCAAATCACACCTACTTTTAACTCTTTATTTCGTAACCAATAAATTATCTTATAATTCATTCAATTACTTTATAAATTTACCTATTTTAATAAGtctttaagttttattttattttcccaAAATAAACGTTATTACTTTAATGTTATAAGTAAATGTCTCACTAATTTATATTGTTGCCTAATTTGTgaatttcttattattaattaatttatagcttaattttattaaattgaatcttaagattttactttttataaacgtgattattattatttacaaaatatgtaaaaattaatGTCAATGAAAgcttaaaattcattttgattaGCGGTGGATAATTATGTTTGAATCTTGTAATGATAAAAGTGACTCTCTTATGAAAATAATACTAATCAATCTCATTCTACAcattaacaaaaattaagaccaatttacattaaatttacTTATTCAGTAGTGCATGtattagtaaaatttattgacaaatttaaTGCATCAGACATGTCAAATTTGATGTCacgtattattaaaaaaaattaacttaattaatactttttttttaatatttcaaacagTTATACAATACAAAAAATTTagtatgtgattaatattataaattttttatttttaaaatattcaatatatcTTCAGTAGCGAGTTTttcatattttgatttataaacatcaattatataaaaatcaaaatattcaatatataaattcaaaaaaaatttcaattttaattatcaagAAATCATCTGTATTCTGAACTTTAAAGGGACTCACTTTATATTGTagtttttctaaattttgagagaaacttttcagaaaattttgatttttgtcaaATGAGAATAAATGGGATTTAGAAAATGTAGGGGTAAAAGGTACATATGTGGGGTGTCAAGTAGATTTAATAAAACATGtttatttattagtaaaaaaagaGAAGTCAAGAAAAAGCCCAATGATTGAAGAGTTTAAGCCCAATATTTTTGTAAACAAAGCCCAACGATTAAAATATCTCTAGGGTTATTGACCAAAGAAAAAAGTTATAGGGCTCACAAAGCACAGCAGTTTCCGCAGTATgcaatatttaaaaagaaaattgtaatTGCATACCcttgtaaaatattatattacgACATTACCCCCGATAAACCTCAAAAGAAATTGCAACAGAAAAAATCGTTCAAAACTCCAACTAAACCCTCTCACCTGCGGCGTCCTCTCTCCCTCAGCACCGTCGCCTTGTTGCGACAGATAGAGATTGCAGCTCCGTCTCAGTGCGACATGGAGGAGACTCACGATAACGATACTCTTCCAAATAACAATCCTTCCACTGTACAGGTGCACATAAACTCAACTAACTATTATTACGATTTCGAACTTACTGTTCAGAATTAGGGTTTATCCTTTTTTCTGTCTATGTTGTATTTTTCATATTTGGATTTTAACATTCTAGcgtagttttatttatatttatttattaggatAAGATTGGAGCATGCTTCTTATTACGTACATTTTTTGTAGGACATAACTGATGAACTAGAACTGAGATCAAAGAAGTATCTCAGAGGAGAAGGTGCAAATTTGAAGGTATTATAAGCTTTGAGTTTATTGGATTTGAAATATAGCTGCTCGAAGATAACTTTATCTTTATATGTTAATTTGTTAACTATGATTTACAGGGTTTAAAGGATAAAAAGCTCAGGACTCAGTTATCTGCTAGAGAACAGTTATATGGACAATCTGCAAAGGCTGCTGCCAAAACTGAGAAAGTTAGTTCTTTTTAATTTGGTGTTCCTGTTTACTTAATTGAACTCATTTTTAGTTTAGTTTTGCGTATATGCACAATGCTGGAGTCAATTGTTCTTAACAACTGATAATCTAAGCCCTGACTGCAAAATCACTGATGTGGTATATTTCATTCCGTATTTCAGTTTGTGTTTTGCTTTGAGGTGGATTATCCTTGAGCTTGGTCAAGCTCAATATTTGCTCTCATggatttaattgattaataaatcAGATGAAATTAAACTGAAAATTGGTACGAAAAGAATTTTATTAAACTTGACTTTCTTTGCAAGatcaaatttatataatttaaggATAGTTACTCTAACAAATTTGTTAAGTAACCTTGTAGTTTGCGGTCAACATGGGTGTTTTTGTAGTCAGATGACATTCCTACCATTATTCAGCTTTATatgttaagaaaagtataaaAATGCTGCGGCCTTATCCTTTTTAACATATAATGATGAAGAGTGATAGGAATAACATATGACCACAAAATATTTCTGAGATAACATATTAGTTGACAGAGATGTTAGCCTTGCAGTTTCCCGCATTTGTGAATCATCTTGCAGCATTTGTCAAGTCATTCACTACCAACTCTTTCAGAATTATGAAGTGACGTAAATCACTTTTAGGTGGCCTGTTTATATTAAGCACATTCTTAAGTCAATATTAACACTTTGATGATTTAAATGATGTTGTTACTACATATTCTATCAGTTACCTTAAATTGGCTTAATTAGTGTTGAGAACCAAAAGATctattggattttttttattttgagggAATAAGTTAGATCCTGtataatttgtgtcattgatgtTAGTTTTTATTAGCTATAACGATAGTTACATCTTTTATGTAGTggctttctaattttttttatgcagTGGCTTATGCCCAGTGATGGAGGTTATTTGGAGGCTGAAGGCATAGAAAAAACATGGAGGATCAAACAGGAGACAATAGGTCGTGAAGTAGATATCTTAAGTTCAAGGAACCAATATGATATTACTTTACCAGGtactattattaattgattGCTTGTTAATTGTATCTCAGGTTAGGTCAGATTTATGTCTCTATTATAACTTGTAGTTTGTAATAtcaatctctctctctcattttgACTCCTATTATTGACAATTCCTCACTTACAAATCCTTTAAGATGACTTTAA
The genomic region above belongs to Cicer arietinum cultivar CDC Frontier isolate Library 1 chromosome 4, Cicar.CDCFrontier_v2.0, whole genome shotgun sequence and contains:
- the LOC101505984 gene encoding SEC12-like protein 1 — its product is MENDARSPQGPITCGSWIRRPENVNLVVLGRSKRGNSCPSLLQIFSFDPKTISLSSTPLANFVLEAEEGDPVAIAVHPSGDDFMCSLSNGSCKLFELYGHEANMKLLAKELAPLQGIGSQTCITFSVDGSKFAAGGLDGHLRIMEWPSMRAILDEPRAHKSVRDMDFSLDSEFLASTSTDGSARIWKIEDGVPLTTLSRHSDEKIELCRFSKDGTKPFLFCTIQKGDKSLTAVYDMSSWNKIGHKRLLRKSASVMSISHDGKYLSLGSKDGDICVVEVKKMQIHHYSKRLHLGTTIATLEFCPSERVVLTTSVEWGALVTKLNVPKDWKEWQIYLVLLGLFLVSAVLFYIFFENSDSFWGFPVAKDQPARPRFKPMIKDPQSYDDQNIWGPVDM